Proteins encoded together in one Acanthopagrus latus isolate v.2019 chromosome 19, fAcaLat1.1, whole genome shotgun sequence window:
- the LOC119008306 gene encoding LIM domain-containing protein isoform X5 gives MSAAETSLAMEWENNLRRTQSLRSITSSCDQPTWTGAGLRGKTTSVSQLVARYQTTVEVNTSIEETMVSKRTFKENSLTLHDVHVDKIWGTLSFLSRCQMTPSLSESPEIRLEVLIMRNEEKERSRAKAGLVRSKSVGSLQSSTVSIEALKAVFESKVQNNTKSSFRASSSTSPYKSADFMPVMNGEAEEVERPAQKVKTQIPAEAPVDDAKEERETKKVVHQAPTERRKTIGGIDFEKIAASQDEDKRRSIADFRGIKSKEKLSVSVKAISALFLSKAAPQDPTNGLLKTAQHQSSETGKRAKLSKFQPACQEMCSACLKPVYPMEKITADKYIFHKICFCCKQCKKKLSMYNYTPLHGEFYCIFHYQQLFRRKGNYDEGFGHVQHKNRWLLRNTADNISNESDA, from the exons atgtctgctgctgagacgTCATTGGCCATGGAATGGGAGAACAACCTGAGGCGCACCCAGTCACTGAGGAGCATCACCTCGTCATGTGACCAGCCCACCTGGACGGGGGCAGGGCTGCGGGGCAAGACCACGTCTGTGTCCCAGCTGGTTGCCAG GTATCAAACAACAGTGGAAGTGAACACATCCATTGAAGAAACAATGGTAAgtaaaagaacatttaaagaaaactcTCTGACTTTACATGACGTACATGTGGACAAAATATGGGGAactttatcttttttatctCGCTGTCAGATGACTCCATCTCTCTCGGAGAGTCCAGAGATTCGTCTGGAGGTTCTGATAATGAGAAACGAAGAGAAGGAACGGTCTCGAGCCAAAGCGGGTTTGGTCCGCAGTAAGTCAGTGGGGAGCCTTCAAAGCAGCACTGTGTCCATCGAGGCCCTGAAGGCTGTGTTCGAGTCGAAGGTGCAAAACAACACCAAGAGCAGTTTCAGAGCCTCGAGTTCCACATCACCCTACAAGTCAGCAGATTTCATGCCGGTGATGAACGGAGAGGCTGAAGAGGTAGAGAGGCCTGCACAGAAAGTGAAGACCCAAATTCCTGCTGAGGCTCCTGTTGATGATGCGAAGGAGGAACGCGAGACCAAGAAG gtGGTGCATCAGGCTCCgacggagaggagaaaaacaattGGGGGTATCGATTTTGAAAAGATTGCTGCCTCTCAAGATG AGGACAAGAGGAGGTCAATTGCAGATTTCAGAGGCATCAAAAGCAAGGAGAAACTGTCTGTCTCAGTCAAAGCTATatctgctctctttctgtcaaaGGCAGCACCTCAGGATCCCACAAACGGACTCTTAAAAACg GCACAACATCAGTCATCTGAGACTGGGAAAAGAGCCAAACTAAGCAAG tTCCAACCAGCCTGTCAAGAGATGTGTTCAGCCTGTTTGAAGCCGGTTTACCCGATGGAAAAAATCACagcagacaaatacatttttcacaaaatttGCTTCTGCTGTAAACAGTGCAAGAAAAAGTTGAG CATGTACAATTACACACCTTTACATGGGGAATTCTACTGCATATTTCACTACCAACAACTATTCAGAAGAAAAGGGAATTATGATGAGGGGTTTGGACATGTTCAACACAAAAACCGATGGCTTCTGAGGAATACTGCTGACAACATTTCCAATGAGTCTGACGCATAA
- the LOC119008306 gene encoding LIM domain-containing protein isoform X2 has product MSAAETSLAMEWENNLRRTQSLRSITSSCDQPTWTGAGLRGKTTSVSQLVARYQTTVEVNTSIEETMMTPSLSESPEIRLEVLIMRNEEKERSRAKAGLVRSKSVGSLQSSTVSIEALKAVFESKVQNNTKSSFRASSSTSPYKSADFMPVMNGEAEEVERPAQKVKTQIPAEAPVDDAKEERETKKVVHQAPTERRKTIGGIDFEKIAASQDEDKRRSIADFRGIKSKEKLSVSVKAISALFLSKAAPQDPTNGLLKTAQHQSSETGKRAKLSKMAEDSQQREEGLILPPSTRNQPGSEDISGAHFQQAVPSQLTREKLYQQRQKCELRRLLKHTHPELKMLDDVVDEELAEVLSSETGATTVETGYEGEVLSRRLIFENCSLSDKVSPYIPKRHMAEETVERGDISKISAVFEEHEERSFSESVKESVEDEKTLGCSPDHNTECEENMVRIDVQATRRLFESQSVNTSLLNPGIKPRGKASISGDEPGAVQKRVQEHPHCKNKSNACAKSLDLTDLPQKLEPCAGIFGQSTNHDVPDREEFSTSEGFEDEPTSLCDPEKNEEIIKTSPALLKNNPFIQTNIERELSFMHTSESQSQVKDSAAAQDYPVANVKNRAHLFESMPFDKIRHQNKDEVETMVENIKDTLNSLHQVNVIHSGGSIIEVYETMIARKAKFTLLEGGPEIKYDEVAEGGAQNFILQLLPRTNRKPQITYLKEDSKGRMEVTVVNVPVHHHQFSTNQDTEFNTANVVQVVEDILNQDNSLRKGVIIQEDVNRCAEIIVYSLYNYFDDEDVKSYRPPNGAEHEEPESDRGNVSKTDDNGQRKGAVESTISCLLDRSKDQTCQGLTRPDITVTGNVKLFRSCIEKGDLEYLKSLQVEPEELEQELPVNQIGARQGMELHPGQRDDQAEASDWVPVDVKKLKNMFSGDQKPVGPKPNVCKSLAQSTTSSCTFTGHNEPRGKSESSTDCNVELFSHGQLKNSVDECGPQTQKEACKSSVEPQESFLEMQEDGTIHRAEIIEVVDGNYEIANLQTAIHSLQQATIEAKALSHSSQEKQKSLDQESSKEPVVSGTDGNVRHSKTQGQTPQENANKKEDLFTASNITSEHKSDHGFKSTEIYDEDTNSEKVQTHEICGKMCQKGGTEVFQKAATASVHSSETADTQQEDEEVVFEGKLQAALNSLERSNINVSRGDFRAAMIFRNSSKPHKEMPQNVVKASVQKCTAEEFCPMAEHESTQAPIRQELSNKQVTAASADPPSQSGSQNKAAASASSVRGGRSVCPKPAIPPKPEHLKVKQGDIQSTNARSHEITPNNPQPLPMTSLSSKDEQNLIKINNNANSGTESVALQRNMLSDEAVREFQENEVHQVQGSLVTLESDDTDKNIINRQKEINVTTDKKSSQKSSIKENMSKSDESHVDFHQECKTFGGKKAVKNAPVKPKRVKIAQPDNKYPNLMSGDSNSSRLTHVEQPQGILTGPSCSNTNTCRQTADSKDRHEKETKQEGKVEMREKKGRTETEDERRQRLSVHMDEIMRGNITAAMDIFDNLRKQEELQSILSRVEEIEQDTSEVDVRSLRTVFENVPDWVVSTDKKKHKQVKVENKEERTLLKRDSTENKPSMAHVFGDLERASEEIMNLKEQTLARLMDIEGAIKKALYSVSTLKSDSDIAGLSCLFKESLGTVQETQSSGNISKISIGSSKKKSLLTQERPTVQIDTALPVSQSASIEVTSATQRASPPSSPAFISIQSAARKTDKTELLPTTICPTCQHSPKRDEKFRTTKTLTCNSPAQNRKGDPRKGGQKQSSYSPLHSKRELSVLEVQTDPEGNSVMGSKTVTENYERSDNFGNRVFSSKTSTVVTTQPETTTSNGQAVVSPATYQVTSYPEVRLPINQKP; this is encoded by the exons atgtctgctgctgagacgTCATTGGCCATGGAATGGGAGAACAACCTGAGGCGCACCCAGTCACTGAGGAGCATCACCTCGTCATGTGACCAGCCCACCTGGACGGGGGCAGGGCTGCGGGGCAAGACCACGTCTGTGTCCCAGCTGGTTGCCAG GTATCAAACAACAGTGGAAGTGAACACATCCATTGAAGAAACAATG ATGACTCCATCTCTCTCGGAGAGTCCAGAGATTCGTCTGGAGGTTCTGATAATGAGAAACGAAGAGAAGGAACGGTCTCGAGCCAAAGCGGGTTTGGTCCGCAGTAAGTCAGTGGGGAGCCTTCAAAGCAGCACTGTGTCCATCGAGGCCCTGAAGGCTGTGTTCGAGTCGAAGGTGCAAAACAACACCAAGAGCAGTTTCAGAGCCTCGAGTTCCACATCACCCTACAAGTCAGCAGATTTCATGCCGGTGATGAACGGAGAGGCTGAAGAGGTAGAGAGGCCTGCACAGAAAGTGAAGACCCAAATTCCTGCTGAGGCTCCTGTTGATGATGCGAAGGAGGAACGCGAGACCAAGAAG gtGGTGCATCAGGCTCCgacggagaggagaaaaacaattGGGGGTATCGATTTTGAAAAGATTGCTGCCTCTCAAGATG AGGACAAGAGGAGGTCAATTGCAGATTTCAGAGGCATCAAAAGCAAGGAGAAACTGTCTGTCTCAGTCAAAGCTATatctgctctctttctgtcaaaGGCAGCACCTCAGGATCCCACAAACGGACTCTTAAAAACg GCACAACATCAGTCATCTGAGACTGGGAAAAGAGCCAAACTAAGCAAG ATGGCTGAAGACTCCCAACAGAGGGAAGAGGGCCTCATTCTGCCTCCTTCAACAAGAAATCAGCCAGGGTCAGAGGACATCTCTGGGGCGCACTTCCAACAGGCAGTGCCATCCCAACTCACCAGAGAAAAGTTATACCAACAGCGGCAGAAATGTGAGCTGAGGAGGCTTCTGAAGCACACTCACCCAGAGCTTAAGATGCTGGATGATGTTGTGGATGAGGAGCTTGCTGAGGTTTTGAGCTCAGAGACAGGGGCAACAACTGTTGAAACTGGATACGAGGGAGAGGTTCTTTCAAGACGTTTGATATTTGAGAACTGTTCCTTGAGTGACAAAGTATCTCCTTACATTCCCAAGAGACACATGGCAGAGGAAACAGTGGAAAGAGGTGATATCAGTAAAATATCAGCTGTATTTGAGGAGCATGAAGAGAGGTCATTTAGTGAAAGTGTTAAAGAGTCAGTGGAGgatgaaaaaacacttggttgtaGTCCAGATCATAACACAGAGTGTGAGGAGAACATGGTAAGAATAGATGTCCAGGCTACCAGAAGGCTATTTGAGAGTCAGTCTGTAAACACGTCCCTTCTAAATCCAGGTATTAAGCCCCGGGGAAAAGCATCTATTTCTGGGGATGAGCCTGGGGCAGTCCAAAAACGAGTACAGGAGCATCCgcactgcaaaaacaaaagtaatgcaTGTGCCAAAAGTCTTGATTTGACGGATCTGCCCCAGAAACTAGAGCCATGTGCTGGTATATTTGGTCAAAGCACTAACCATGACGTTCCTGATAGAGAAGAGTTTTCTACTAGTGAAGGTTTTGAGGACGAGCCTACAAGCCTTTGTGATCCAGagaaaaatgaggaaataatcaaaacaaGTCCGgctcttttaaaaaacaatccaTTTATCCAAACAAACATAGAAAGAGAGCTTTCCTTTATGCATACGTCAGAATCCCAAAGCCAAGTCAAAGacagtgcagcagctcaggaCTATCCAGTAGCTAATGTCAAGAACAGAGCGCATTTGTTTGAATCGATGCCCTTTGACAAGATTAGGCATCAGAACAAGGATGAGGTTGAGACAATGGTGGAAAATATCAAGGACACATTGAACTCCCTTCATCAAGTTAATGTCATCCATTCAGGCGGCTCAATTATTGAGGTATATGAGACGATGATAGCTAGAAAGGCAAAGTTCACACTATTGGAGGGTGGGCCTGAGATCAAATATGATGAGGTGGCTGAAGGTGGTGCACAAAACTTCATACTCCAGTTGCTGCCACGCACAAACCGAAAGCCTCAGATCACTTACCTAAAGGAGGATAGTAAAGGAAGAATGGAGGTGACAGTTGTAAATGTACCTGTGCACCACCATCAGTTTTCTACCAACCAGGACACAGAGTTCAATACTGCCAATGTTGTTCAGGTTGTTGAGGATATTCTCAATCAAGACAACTCTCTGAGAAAAGGCGTGATAATTCAGGAGGATGTGAACAGATGCGCTGAAATCATAGTTTACTCCCTTTACAATTATTTTGATGACGAAGATGTGAAAAGTTACCGTCCTCCAAATGGTGCAGAGCATGAAGAACCAGAGTCAGACAGAGGAAATGTGAGTAAAACAGATGATAATGGACAAAGAAAAGGCGCCGTCGAATCAACCATTAGCTGCCTTCTAGATAGATCAAAAGACCAAACCTGCCAAGGATTAACACGGCCTGACATCACAGTAACAGGGAATGTAAAACTGTTTAGGAGTTGTATTGAAAAGGGAGACTTGGAGTATTTGAAAAGCCTTCAGGTTGAGCCAGAAGAGCTGGAACAAGAACTCCCCGTTAACCAAATTGGGGCAAGACAAGGGATGGAACTTCATCCTGGGCAGAGAGATGATCAGGCTGAGGCTTCAGATTGGGTCCCAGTGGatgtaaagaaactgaaaaacatgttcTCTGGAGATCAAAAACCAGTTGGACCAAAGCCAAATGTTTGTAAAAGTCTTGCCCAATCTACCACCAGTTCTTGCACATTCACAGGCCATAATGAGCCACGTGGAAAGAGCGAGTCCTCTACAGATTGCAATGTTGAGTTATTCTCCCATGGGCAGCTGAAGAATAGTGTTGATGAGTGTGGTCcccaaacacaaaaagaagcTTGCAAATCTTCAGTTGAACCACAAGAATCATTTCTTGAGATGCAAGAGGATGGTACAATCCATCGGGCTGAAATAATTGAAGTGGTTGATGGAAATTATGAGATTGCTAACCTCCAAACTGCAATACATAGCCTCCAACAGGCCACAATCGAGGCCAAAGCCTTGTCCCACTcatcacaagaaaaacagaaatcactTGATCAAGAATCTTCAAAGGAACCGGTTGTCTCAGGTACAGACGGCAATGTCAGACACTCAAAAACACAAGGTCAAACACCTcaagaaaatgcaaacaaaaaagaagaccTGTTCACGGCCTCGAACATCACCTCAGAACATAAATCAGATCATGGATTCAAGAGCACAGAGATATACGATGAAGACACCAATTCTGAAAAAGTACAAACTCATGAAATTTGCggcaaaatgtgtcaaaaaggTGGCACAGAGGTGTTCCAGAAAGCTGCTACGGCATCTGTTCATAGCTCagagacagcagacacacagcaggaggatgaggaagtaGTTTTTGAGGGTAAACTTCAGGCAGCTTTGAATTCCCTGGAGAGATCCAACATCAATGTCAGTAGAGGAGATTTCAGAGCAGCCATGATATTCAGAAACTCTTCAAAACCTCACAAAGAAATGCCACAAAATGTAGTCAAAGCATCTGTTCAAAAGTGCACTGCAGAGGAGTTTTGCCCCATGGCTGAACATGAATCAACTCAAGCACCAATAAGACAAGAGCTCTCCAACAAACAAGTGACTGCAGCGTCTGCAGATCCCCCGAGCCAAAGTGGCAgccaaaataaagcagcagcaaGTGCCAGCTCAGTGAGAGGCGGAAGGTCTGTTTGCCCAAAACCAGCCATTCCACCTAAACCTGAGcatttgaaagtgaaacaaGGGGACATTCAATCAACCAATGCAAGAAGTCATGAGATAACCCCGAATAATCCTCAGCCATTGCCAATGACATCATTGTCAAGTAAGGATGAACAAAACCTGATCAAAATTAACAATAATGCAAACTCAGGGACTGAGTCAGTGGCTCTGCAAAGAAATATGCTTTCTGATGAAGCTGTGCGTGAGTTTCAGGAAAATGAAGTTCATCAAGTTCAAGGTTCTCTAGTGACTTTGGAAAGCGATGACACAGATAAGAATATCATTAATCGGCAAAAGGAGATAAATGTCACAACAGACAAGAAAAGCAGCCAGAAATCCTCAATCAAAGAGAATATGAGTAAATCAGATGAAAGCCATGTTGACTTTCACCAAGAATGTAAGACATTTGGGGGTAAGAAGGCAGTAAAAAATGCGCCCGTAAAGCCAAAAAGAGTAAAAATTGCCCAGCCGGACAACAAATATCCAAACCTCATGTCTGGAGATAGTAATTCCTCAAGGCTGACACATGTTGAGCAACCACAAGGCATTCTAACTGGTCCATCATGCagtaacacaaacacctgcagacaAACTGCCGACAGCAAAGACAGGCATGAGAAAGAAACTAAACAAGAAGGCAAGGTTGAGATGAGGGAAAAGAAAGGACGCACCGAGACGGAGGATGAACGCCGACAGCGGCTGTCAGTTCACATGGATGAGATCATGAGAGGGAACATAACAGCAGCCATGGACATTTTTGACAACCTGCgaaagcaggaggagctgcagagcaTACTCAGTCGGGTTGAGGAAATTGAACAGGACACGAGCGAGGTCGATGTAAGGTCTCTGAGGACAGTGTTTGAGAACGTCCCCGACTGGGTTGTCagcacagacaaaaagaaacacaaacaggtcaaagtggaaaacaaagaagagaggACGCTGTTAAAAAGAGACAGCACTGAAAATAAACCCTCAATGGCACATGTTTTTGGAGATCTTGAGCGAGCCAGTGAGGAAATAATGAATCTGAAAGAACAGACTTTAGCCAGACTCATGGACATAGAAGGAGCCATAAAGAAGGCTCTTTATTCTGTCTCTACTTTGAAATCTGACTCAGACATTGCTGGTTTATCATGCCTGTTCAAAGAGTCTTTAGGTACAGTGCAAGAAACCCAATCCTCTGGTAATATTAGCAAAATTAGTATTGGCTCAAGCAAAAAGAAATCACTGTTGACACAGGAAAGGCCTACAGTACAGATAGACACAGCTCTGCCAGTTAGCCAGAGTGCAAGCATAGAGGTAACCTCAGCAACACAGCGAGCAAGTCCTCCATCTTCACCAGCCTTCATCTCCATCCAGTCAGCTGCTAGAAAGACAGATAAAACAGAGCTGCTTCCAACCACAATCTGCCCGACATGTCAGCACAGCccaaagagagatgaaaaattCCGGACAACAAAAACCCTGACATGCAACAGTCCTGCTCAAAACAGAAAGGGGGATCCCAGAAAAGGAGGTCAGAAACAATCCTCTTACAGCCCACTTCACTCTAAACGAGAGCTCAGTGTCCTTGAGGTGCAGACTGACCCTGAGGGAAACAGTGTTATGGGCAGCAAAACAGTCACAGAGAACTACGAGAGGAGTGACAACTTTGGAAACCGGGTTTTCTCTTCCAAAACCTCCACTGTTGTCACTACTCAGccagaaacaacaacatcaaatgGTCAAGCAGTGGTCAGTCCAGCTACATATCAGGTCACCAGTTACCCAGAAGTTCGGCTGCCGATCAATCAGAAACCTTAA